A single Flavobacterium sp. 1 DNA region contains:
- the galE gene encoding UDP-glucose 4-epimerase GalE: MSKIVVTGGLGFIGSHTVVELQNQGFEVVVIDNLSNSSIEVLDGIERITGKKPIFSGIDLREKKEVHRFFEEHDDVAGVIHFAASKAVGESVKNPLLYYENNLGALVYILQELEKKKEAHFIFSSSCTVYGQAEVMPIAETTPIQPALSPYGNTKQIGEEIIQDVVKVSKINAILLRYFNPIGAHPSAEIGELPIGVPQNLVPFITQAGMGLRAELSVYGNDYPTVDGTCVRDYIHVVDLAKAHVIALQRLLNKKNAEPLEIFNLGTGTGSSVLEVIAAFEKVSGTKLPYKIVERREGDVTEAYANTDKANTVLGWKTVSTLEEAMASAWKWEQKIRTSPEFKPENL; this comes from the coding sequence ATGAGTAAGATAGTCGTTACAGGCGGTTTGGGTTTTATAGGATCTCATACTGTTGTTGAATTGCAAAACCAAGGTTTTGAGGTAGTAGTAATCGATAATCTCTCTAATTCTTCTATCGAAGTTTTGGATGGTATTGAACGAATTACAGGGAAAAAACCAATTTTTTCCGGAATTGATTTAAGAGAAAAAAAAGAAGTGCATCGTTTCTTTGAAGAGCATGATGATGTGGCTGGAGTAATTCATTTTGCAGCTTCGAAAGCAGTTGGCGAAAGCGTAAAAAATCCTTTACTGTATTATGAAAATAACCTAGGTGCTTTGGTTTATATTTTGCAGGAATTAGAGAAAAAGAAAGAAGCTCACTTTATTTTCAGTTCGTCTTGTACGGTTTACGGTCAGGCCGAAGTGATGCCTATTGCTGAGACAACTCCTATTCAGCCTGCTTTGTCTCCTTATGGGAATACCAAACAAATAGGGGAAGAGATTATTCAAGATGTGGTGAAGGTGAGTAAAATCAATGCTATTCTGCTTCGTTATTTTAATCCTATTGGAGCACATCCTTCTGCCGAAATCGGAGAATTGCCTATTGGAGTACCGCAAAATTTAGTTCCATTTATTACACAAGCCGGAATGGGATTGCGTGCTGAACTATCTGTTTATGGGAATGATTACCCAACTGTGGACGGAACTTGTGTACGTGATTATATTCATGTAGTCGATCTGGCCAAAGCACACGTAATTGCACTGCAGCGGTTATTGAACAAAAAAAATGCAGAACCATTAGAGATTTTTAATCTTGGGACAGGAACAGGAAGCTCAGTTTTGGAAGTAATTGCGGCTTTTGAGAAAGTAAGCGGAACAAAATTGCCTTATAAAATAGTAGAAAGAAGAGAAGGTGACGTAACTGAGGCATACGCAAATACTGATAAAGCTAATACTGTTTTGGGATGGAAAACCGTCTCGACTCTGGAAGAAGCTATGGCAAGTGCTTGGAAATGGGAACAAAAGATTAGAACAAGCCCTGAATTTAAGCCTGAAAATTTGTAG
- a CDS encoding polysaccharide deacetylase family protein, with translation MKFKNLLILPLLLFVNNLSYAQKESTNWNGKKCAVVLTYDDALNIHLDKVIPALNSFSFQGTFYLIASSSVVTDRKEEWRTASKKGHELGNHTLYHPCDGSLPGRGFVTKDNDLSRYTVARAIKEIRTANQLLKDIDGKSERTFAYPCGDLKIGDTLYYDYLKKDFVAARGVQPGFLPAKTVDLANVNSFVENRTTAAQMIAQIEEAEKAGSFIVFLFHGVGGEHALNIDWEEHQKLLLYLKNREKDIWVTTMVDLGRYIQKQQSY, from the coding sequence ATGAAATTTAAAAACCTCCTTATCCTTCCTTTATTGCTGTTTGTCAATAATTTATCTTATGCACAAAAAGAATCCACAAATTGGAATGGTAAAAAATGTGCTGTAGTTTTAACCTATGACGATGCTTTGAATATTCATCTGGACAAAGTAATCCCAGCACTTAATTCTTTCAGCTTTCAAGGCACTTTTTATCTTATTGCTTCATCCTCTGTCGTTACAGACAGAAAGGAAGAATGGCGAACGGCATCCAAAAAAGGCCATGAATTGGGAAACCACACATTATATCATCCATGCGACGGCAGTTTGCCGGGACGTGGCTTTGTAACCAAAGACAATGATCTTTCCCGTTATACAGTAGCCAGAGCGATCAAAGAAATAAGAACGGCGAACCAGCTCCTAAAAGATATTGACGGCAAATCAGAGCGTACTTTTGCATATCCCTGCGGTGATCTAAAAATTGGAGACACACTTTATTATGATTATCTGAAAAAAGATTTTGTAGCCGCAAGAGGAGTGCAACCAGGATTCCTTCCGGCAAAAACTGTAGATTTGGCCAATGTGAATTCATTTGTGGAAAACAGAACTACAGCAGCACAAATGATTGCTCAAATTGAAGAAGCCGAAAAGGCTGGATCGTTTATCGTTTTCTTATTCCATGGTGTTGGCGGTGAACATGCACTAAATATAGATTGGGAAGAGCATCAAAAATTACTCCTCTACTTAAAAAACAGAGAAAAAGACATTTGGGTTACGACAATGGTGGATTTGGGTAGATATATTCAAAAACAGCAGTCTTATTAG
- a CDS encoding sensor histidine kinase translates to MKVLKIYQNFFLRNLIINVIVFGIIFVCVYDEIKFDGHDWIYILGKIALGYFPCIVWITFFNLFIIKPFLFEKKIKIFISLLLVYWSAFYFFMNWYFPFVDLGKFRTLSILSLVFNGTLFYFMHIVISKKISQTDKKIINFQSELSFLKQQLNPHFLLNAMNNLYGESLTEPHKLPDRILNLSDMLRYQIEATKKDHVLLNEEIDFVKKYTEYHTFRNERLDFKQNYDGTFDKIEIPPLFFLPLVENAIKFSGETAEPYILLDLKLKCRNLSFSLKNNCLEDESKLSSTGIGIENLKRRLEVHGLKHELKFKKEKNTFSITLNIWNLPTAVS, encoded by the coding sequence ATGAAAGTCCTTAAAATTTATCAGAACTTCTTTCTTAGAAATCTCATCATAAACGTTATTGTATTTGGAATTATCTTTGTCTGCGTATATGATGAAATAAAATTTGACGGACATGATTGGATATATATTTTAGGCAAAATTGCTTTAGGCTATTTTCCTTGTATTGTTTGGATTACTTTCTTCAATCTTTTTATTATCAAACCTTTTTTATTTGAAAAAAAAATTAAAATTTTTATTTCTCTTCTTTTAGTTTATTGGTCAGCTTTTTATTTTTTTATGAACTGGTATTTTCCCTTTGTGGATTTAGGAAAATTTAGAACTTTATCTATATTATCGCTTGTATTTAACGGTACTCTTTTCTATTTCATGCATATCGTAATCTCTAAAAAAATCTCTCAGACAGATAAAAAAATAATTAATTTCCAATCGGAGCTTTCTTTTTTAAAACAGCAGCTCAATCCTCATTTTTTGCTGAATGCAATGAATAATTTATATGGAGAATCGTTAACAGAACCCCATAAATTGCCTGATAGAATATTGAATCTTTCGGATATGCTCCGCTATCAAATTGAAGCTACCAAAAAAGATCACGTTCTTTTAAATGAAGAAATAGACTTTGTGAAAAAATACACTGAATATCATACCTTTAGAAATGAACGCCTTGACTTTAAACAAAACTATGATGGAACTTTTGATAAAATTGAAATTCCGCCTTTGTTCTTTTTGCCTTTGGTCGAAAATGCAATTAAATTTTCAGGAGAAACAGCTGAACCATATATTCTTCTTGATTTAAAATTAAAATGCCGAAATTTATCTTTTAGTTTAAAAAACAATTGTTTAGAAGATGAATCTAAACTTTCGAGTACTGGAATTGGAATAGAAAATCTAAAAAGACGCCTTGAAGTTCACGGATTAAAACACGAACTTAAATTCAAAAAAGAGAAAAACACTTTTAGCATAACTCTAAATATATGGAACTTACCTACCGCTGTCTCATAA
- a CDS encoding sodium/sugar symporter yields MSNNLAFADYAVFIIYFIAVSVYGYTIYRKRERNEHDAKAYFLAEGTLTWWAIGASLIASNISAEQFIGMSGEGFFLGIAVAAYEWLAAIALIIVAVWFIPVYLKNKIYTMPQFLKTRYNESTALIMAVFWLFLYVFVNLTSILYLGAVAINGLAGGEYLHVIMIGLAVFALIISLGGMKVVAYTDVIQVAVLIIGGLVTSYIALTTVGQYFGFGHDAIAGFQVLMEKAPEHFKMIIPKPSATSSQLEIDKYLTFPGLMSYLAGIWIINLNYWGCNQYITQRALGADLQTARTGILFAGFLKLLMPLIVMLPGIAAYVLYQNGHLPQLVGGKDGAYSAMLTFLPTGLKGLSVAALTAAIVASLAGKVNSISTIYTLDVHKKYIQKDASDNHQVNIGRYAVFAAMLLAVLFTWNDLLGIGGVGGFTYIQKYTGFISPGVFAMFFLGMFWKRTTGTAAIVGVIAGFLLSVLFNEFAPALFGNETLLYTAYNNGKGAFEIPFHICMGLSFAFTMLLMIAISMAGPKVNPKAFELDTEMFKLKPQTTVMIVITLLVIFALYAKFW; encoded by the coding sequence ATGAGCAATAACTTAGCTTTTGCAGATTACGCAGTATTTATTATTTATTTTATAGCGGTATCCGTCTACGGATACACTATTTATCGCAAGCGTGAAAGAAATGAACACGACGCCAAAGCTTATTTCCTTGCAGAAGGAACTTTGACGTGGTGGGCAATTGGAGCTTCATTAATTGCTTCAAACATTTCAGCGGAACAATTTATCGGAATGAGCGGGGAAGGATTCTTTTTAGGAATAGCAGTTGCTGCTTATGAGTGGCTTGCCGCTATTGCATTGATTATTGTGGCAGTTTGGTTTATTCCTGTTTATTTGAAAAACAAGATTTATACGATGCCTCAATTTTTGAAAACAAGATATAACGAATCAACGGCTTTGATTATGGCTGTTTTTTGGCTGTTTTTATATGTTTTTGTGAACTTGACTTCTATTCTTTATTTAGGAGCTGTTGCTATTAACGGATTAGCTGGAGGTGAATACCTGCATGTTATTATGATAGGATTAGCAGTTTTTGCTTTAATTATCTCTTTGGGAGGTATGAAAGTTGTTGCTTATACCGATGTAATTCAGGTTGCCGTTTTGATTATTGGAGGTTTGGTTACTTCTTACATTGCTTTGACAACAGTTGGACAATATTTTGGTTTTGGACACGATGCCATTGCTGGTTTCCAAGTTTTAATGGAAAAAGCGCCTGAGCATTTCAAAATGATTATACCAAAACCTTCAGCGACATCTTCTCAATTAGAGATTGACAAATACCTTACTTTTCCTGGATTAATGTCTTATTTGGCTGGTATCTGGATTATCAACCTTAACTATTGGGGCTGTAATCAATACATCACTCAAAGAGCTTTGGGAGCTGATCTGCAAACTGCACGTACAGGGATTTTATTCGCTGGATTCTTGAAATTATTAATGCCGCTTATCGTAATGTTACCTGGTATTGCTGCTTATGTATTATACCAAAATGGACATTTACCACAATTAGTTGGCGGAAAAGACGGAGCTTACTCAGCAATGTTAACGTTCCTTCCTACAGGTTTAAAAGGATTGTCTGTTGCGGCTTTGACTGCGGCGATTGTGGCTTCTTTGGCTGGTAAAGTAAACAGTATCTCTACTATCTATACATTAGACGTACATAAAAAATACATTCAAAAAGATGCTTCAGATAATCATCAAGTAAACATCGGAAGATATGCCGTTTTTGCTGCAATGCTTTTGGCTGTTTTATTTACTTGGAATGACTTGTTAGGAATTGGCGGTGTAGGTGGATTTACTTATATCCAAAAATATACTGGATTTATTAGTCCAGGGGTTTTCGCAATGTTCTTCCTTGGTATGTTCTGGAAAAGAACAACTGGTACAGCAGCTATTGTTGGTGTAATTGCAGGTTTCTTATTATCTGTTTTATTCAATGAATTTGCACCTGCATTATTCGGAAATGAAACATTATTATATACTGCTTACAATAACGGAAAAGGAGCTTTCGAAATTCCATTCCACATTTGTATGGGATTATCATTTGCTTTTACAATGCTTTTAATGATTGCTATCAGTATGGCTGGACCAAAAGTGAATCCAAAAGCATTCGAATTGGATACTGAAATGTTCAAATTGAAACCACAAACTACAGTAATGATCGTAATCACATTATTGGTTATTTTTGCTCTGTACGCTAAGTTTTGGTAA
- a CDS encoding FGGY-family carbohydrate kinase, whose protein sequence is MFFLGIDLGSSSVKLSVFDADKGITVASVTAPEFEMEITAVKFGWAEQDPNKWWEYVKNGIQSLGAKHHIDLKKIAGIGIAYQMHGLVLTDENLNPVRPSIIWCDSRAASIGNEVYDRMGHESCHKQILGSPGNFTASKLKWVQTTEPEIFQKAVYMMLPGDFIAARLSGKAQISTSGLSEAALWNFSKGTLATEVLQAMELPIDMIPEIVSNFGYQATVHSDIASELGLNSDVKITYRGGDQPNNAMSLNVLKPGEIATTAGTSAVVYAVSNQDVYDKENRINTFLHVNNTETQKNNGVMLCINGSGILYQWLRKIMSVDRTNLIAYDSLNAEAAKVAAGSNGLRFYPFGNGVERIFNNKNVNSGIQNLNFNIHQSGHLIRSACEGIVFAMNYGFDVMKSVGASGEIVRAGNANLFLSPVFREIFTNTTQTTLELYNTSGSEGAARGAAYGFGYYDSLEQAFEGLKCIERVEPNPILTSQYQDIYQEWKNNIKIEL, encoded by the coding sequence ATGTTTTTTTTAGGAATCGATTTAGGAAGTTCGTCTGTAAAATTATCAGTATTTGATGCCGATAAAGGAATTACTGTTGCCTCAGTAACAGCTCCTGAATTTGAAATGGAAATTACTGCTGTTAAATTTGGATGGGCAGAACAAGATCCAAATAAATGGTGGGAATATGTAAAAAATGGTATTCAGTCTCTTGGGGCAAAACATCATATTGACTTAAAAAAAATTGCTGGAATTGGAATCGCCTATCAAATGCATGGCTTGGTTCTGACCGATGAAAATTTAAATCCTGTCCGTCCGTCTATCATTTGGTGTGATAGCAGGGCAGCGAGTATTGGAAATGAAGTTTATGACAGGATGGGGCATGAATCCTGTCATAAACAAATTCTTGGAAGTCCCGGAAATTTTACGGCTTCCAAATTAAAATGGGTTCAAACCACTGAACCGGAGATTTTTCAAAAAGCGGTCTACATGATGCTTCCAGGGGATTTCATAGCTGCAAGACTATCTGGAAAAGCACAAATAAGCACTTCGGGCTTATCGGAAGCCGCTTTATGGAATTTCTCAAAAGGTACTTTGGCAACCGAAGTGTTACAAGCCATGGAATTACCTATTGACATGATTCCTGAAATCGTTTCTAATTTTGGATATCAAGCTACAGTTCATTCAGATATCGCATCAGAGTTAGGGTTGAATTCGGATGTTAAAATTACATATCGCGGTGGTGATCAGCCTAATAATGCTATGTCACTGAATGTTTTGAAACCGGGAGAAATTGCAACTACAGCAGGTACATCTGCGGTGGTTTATGCAGTAAGCAATCAGGATGTTTATGACAAAGAAAATCGTATCAATACCTTTTTGCATGTCAATAATACTGAAACCCAAAAAAATAACGGAGTGATGTTGTGCATCAATGGTTCTGGAATTTTATATCAATGGCTGCGTAAAATTATGTCTGTAGACAGAACCAATTTAATAGCTTACGATTCTCTTAATGCCGAAGCGGCAAAAGTAGCGGCAGGAAGCAATGGGTTACGTTTTTATCCTTTCGGCAATGGTGTTGAGCGCATTTTTAATAATAAAAATGTCAATTCTGGGATTCAAAATCTAAACTTTAATATTCATCAATCGGGTCATCTTATCCGTTCGGCTTGTGAAGGAATTGTGTTTGCTATGAATTATGGTTTTGATGTCATGAAATCGGTTGGGGCATCTGGAGAAATAGTTAGAGCAGGGAATGCCAATCTTTTTTTGAGTCCTGTTTTCAGAGAAATATTTACCAATACTACACAAACCACATTAGAATTGTATAACACCTCCGGTTCTGAAGGAGCCGCGCGAGGAGCCGCTTACGGTTTTGGTTACTATGATTCATTGGAGCAGGCTTTTGAAGGTTTAAAATGCATAGAAAGAGTTGAGCCAAATCCTATATTGACTTCTCAGTATCAGGATATATATCAAGAATGGAAAAATAATATTAAAATAGAATTATAA
- a CDS encoding LytTR family DNA-binding domain-containing protein: MELTYRCLIIDDETPAHKALKSHISKYGGLEHSGSAFNGMEALKMLNENSYDIIFLDINMPVISGVELMEMQPNRPITIVTTAYSDFALSAYQNDAVDYLLKPISFEKFSKAIEKAKTYYSGINLKKEENTKGETLSYRVNGQLMETSLQDIIYLESLGNYIKLYSTKENLPIIIYGSLSSITTELDKNQFLQVHRSYIVNTKKIKTTTPKSVTMSNDEIIPVGRKYQILLDPLF; encoded by the coding sequence ATGGAACTTACCTACCGCTGTCTCATAATTGATGATGAAACGCCTGCTCACAAAGCTTTAAAATCACATATTTCAAAATATGGTGGCTTAGAGCATTCTGGAAGCGCTTTTAACGGTATGGAAGCGCTGAAAATGCTCAATGAAAACAGCTATGATATTATTTTTTTAGATATTAATATGCCCGTTATTTCTGGAGTTGAACTGATGGAAATGCAACCTAATCGACCAATTACAATTGTTACTACCGCTTATTCTGATTTTGCGCTTTCGGCTTATCAAAATGATGCTGTAGATTATTTACTAAAGCCAATTTCATTTGAAAAATTCTCAAAAGCTATTGAAAAAGCGAAAACCTATTATTCTGGAATTAATTTAAAAAAAGAAGAAAACACAAAAGGAGAAACACTTTCTTATCGCGTGAATGGTCAATTAATGGAAACGTCTTTACAAGATATAATTTATTTAGAAAGTTTAGGGAATTACATAAAACTTTACAGTACAAAAGAAAATTTACCTATCATCATTTACGGTTCTTTGTCGAGTATTACAACTGAATTAGACAAAAATCAATTTCTTCAAGTCCATCGTTCCTATATTGTTAATACAAAAAAAATCAAAACTACAACACCAAAATCAGTAACAATGAGCAACGATGAAATAATTCCTGTTGGAAGAAAATATCAAATCTTATTGGATCCTCTCTTTTAA
- a CDS encoding LexA family transcriptional regulator, translating into MSIKKEQKLAFFRPDFESEIQIPYITEGVSAGFPSPAADFMETNIDLNKELSENPLATFYIKVKGNSMIDAGINDKDVLVVDRSLEPQNNKIAICCIDGEFTVKRIQVEKDCLYLMPENSSYEPIKVTEENQLIIWGMVTYVIKKI; encoded by the coding sequence ATGTCTATAAAAAAAGAACAAAAATTAGCTTTCTTTCGTCCTGATTTTGAAAGCGAAATACAGATTCCGTATATAACTGAAGGTGTTTCTGCGGGTTTCCCCTCGCCTGCAGCTGATTTTATGGAAACCAATATTGATTTGAATAAAGAGTTAAGCGAAAATCCTTTGGCGACATTTTACATCAAAGTCAAAGGCAATTCTATGATTGATGCCGGTATCAATGACAAAGATGTGCTAGTAGTTGACCGAAGTCTGGAACCTCAAAACAACAAAATTGCCATTTGCTGTATTGATGGGGAATTTACCGTAAAACGCATTCAGGTCGAAAAAGACTGTTTGTATCTAATGCCCGAAAACTCTAGTTATGAACCCATAAAAGTAACCGAAGAAAACCAGCTTATTATTTGGGGAATGGTGACTTATGTGATAAAGAAAATATAA
- a CDS encoding NUDIX domain-containing protein, producing MREENKDQVLIQMTEHSSMNAISIDCVIFGFDNGILEVLLVQHGEGISKGKWGLPGGWINKKESTDAAAHRLLADLTGMDNIYLEQLKAFGEPERFPVRRVITIGYYALVKREDYDIKAGFTASDAKWYKINEIPKLIYDHNEILDYSIKNLRNRVRQAPIGFNLLPEKFTLLQLMHLYEEILGIEMDKSNFRRKILHMKLLVALDEKQKDVSHRAAQLYKFDFEIYEKLTQKGFNFEF from the coding sequence ATGAGAGAGGAAAATAAGGATCAGGTTTTAATACAAATGACAGAGCATTCTTCTATGAATGCCATTTCTATTGACTGTGTTATATTTGGTTTTGACAACGGAATTTTAGAAGTTCTCTTAGTACAGCACGGAGAAGGTATCAGTAAAGGAAAATGGGGATTGCCTGGTGGCTGGATAAATAAAAAAGAGAGTACCGATGCTGCTGCTCACAGATTATTAGCTGATTTAACTGGAATGGATAACATTTATCTGGAGCAGTTAAAAGCTTTTGGCGAGCCCGAACGTTTCCCTGTGAGAAGAGTTATTACAATAGGATATTATGCTTTAGTAAAAAGAGAAGATTACGACATTAAGGCAGGTTTTACGGCTTCGGATGCCAAATGGTACAAGATAAATGAGATACCCAAACTAATATACGACCATAATGAAATTCTGGACTACAGTATAAAAAACCTGCGCAACAGAGTCCGCCAAGCACCAATCGGTTTTAATCTGCTGCCCGAAAAATTTACATTATTACAGCTCATGCATCTGTATGAAGAAATACTGGGAATAGAGATGGATAAATCCAATTTCAGAAGAAAAATCCTACACATGAAATTACTGGTTGCTTTGGACGAAAAACAAAAAGACGTATCACATCGCGCGGCTCAGCTGTATAAATTTGACTTCGAAATTTATGAGAAGCTGACTCAGAAAGGATTTAATTTTGAATTTTAA
- a CDS encoding NUDIX domain-containing protein, translating into MTTEAQTEIKNTAIDGITIDCVIFSFNKESLEVLLVQHAEGESIGKWGLLGGWMKKEESADNAAQRILHELTSMDNIYLEQLKAFTNPKRVIERRVVTIGYYTLINREDYNIKASLTVREAKWHKINDIPDLIFDHNEILDFSLMHLQNRVRQAPIGFNLLPEKFTLLQLMHLYEEILGIELDKSNFRRKILHMKLLVALDEKQKDVSHRAAKLYKFDSEIYEKLTQKGFNFEF; encoded by the coding sequence TTGACAACTGAAGCACAAACAGAAATTAAGAATACAGCGATAGACGGCATCACAATTGATTGTGTCATATTTAGCTTTAACAAAGAGAGTCTTGAGGTCCTTTTGGTACAGCATGCCGAAGGTGAGAGCATCGGGAAATGGGGGCTTCTTGGCGGATGGATGAAAAAAGAAGAAAGTGCCGATAACGCTGCACAAAGAATATTGCACGAGCTTACGAGCATGGACAATATCTATTTGGAACAATTGAAAGCTTTTACCAACCCAAAACGTGTAATCGAACGAAGAGTGGTTACCATTGGCTACTACACTCTGATAAATCGTGAAGATTACAACATAAAAGCCAGTTTAACAGTAAGAGAAGCCAAATGGCACAAAATAAATGACATTCCTGATTTAATTTTCGACCACAATGAAATTTTAGATTTTAGCTTGATGCACCTGCAAAATCGGGTTCGACAAGCCCCCATTGGCTTTAATCTCCTGCCCGAAAAATTTACTTTACTGCAGTTAATGCATCTTTACGAAGAAATATTAGGCATCGAATTGGACAAATCTAATTTCCGAAGAAAAATTCTGCACATGAAATTGTTAGTTGCCTTGGACGAAAAACAAAAAGACGTTTCGCATAGAGCCGCAAAACTATACAAATTCGATTCAGAAATTTACGAAAAGCTGACTCAAAAAGGCTTTAACTTTGAGTTTTGA
- a CDS encoding Y-family DNA polymerase encodes MYALVDCNNFYASCERVFQPKFNGKPIAILSNNDGCVISRSNEAKAAGVPMGAPAFKIKELVKEKNIQLFSSNYPLYGDLSNRVMSILGQFTPNVEIYSIDEAFLNFDGLDILDYHDYGLQMKKRIHKWVGLPVCIGFAETKALSKIANKIAKEFQQRTQGVYIIDSEEKRLKALKWTKIEDVWGIGYRMKKKAKLRNIQTALDFIQPQHEAWVKREMGVVGLRLKCELEGKSVLDLEPIKEQKKSIATTRSFPKQIAKFDLLRERVTTFAAVCAEKLRKQHTCCHTIIVMLVVDKHTVQTSKYYFNMAVTLPYATHSTLTITNAAVAMLKKLHLGNEGIKFKKAGVIVTELIDENKKQLQLFEEENPKHLALMKAMDQLNHKIGDTKVKLASQNLSLTWNMNQNHLSPKYTTKFKDILEIQCL; translated from the coding sequence ATGTATGCTTTAGTCGATTGCAATAATTTTTATGCTTCCTGCGAACGTGTTTTTCAGCCGAAATTCAACGGAAAACCTATTGCCATATTATCAAACAATGATGGCTGCGTAATTTCGAGAAGCAATGAAGCCAAAGCAGCAGGAGTTCCTATGGGTGCGCCAGCATTTAAGATTAAAGAGCTAGTTAAAGAGAAAAATATTCAACTTTTTTCTTCCAATTATCCGCTGTATGGTGATTTGAGCAATCGGGTGATGTCAATTTTAGGGCAGTTTACTCCAAATGTCGAAATTTACAGCATTGATGAAGCTTTTCTAAATTTTGATGGTTTAGACATTTTAGACTATCATGATTATGGCCTCCAAATGAAAAAACGGATTCATAAATGGGTAGGTCTTCCGGTATGCATTGGCTTTGCCGAAACCAAAGCATTATCTAAAATTGCTAATAAAATTGCTAAAGAATTTCAACAGAGAACCCAAGGCGTGTATATAATTGACAGCGAAGAAAAACGTCTCAAAGCCTTGAAGTGGACTAAAATTGAAGATGTTTGGGGTATTGGCTACCGCATGAAGAAAAAGGCAAAACTCCGAAACATACAAACCGCTCTCGATTTTATCCAACCGCAGCACGAAGCTTGGGTTAAGAGAGAAATGGGTGTTGTTGGTCTGCGTCTAAAATGTGAACTAGAAGGAAAATCAGTTTTAGACTTAGAACCTATTAAAGAACAAAAGAAAAGCATTGCCACGACAAGAAGCTTTCCTAAACAAATAGCCAAATTTGATCTGCTTCGGGAACGGGTAACTACTTTTGCTGCCGTTTGTGCCGAAAAATTACGCAAACAGCATACCTGCTGTCACACTATTATTGTCATGCTGGTAGTCGATAAACATACTGTCCAAACATCAAAATATTATTTCAATATGGCGGTGACACTGCCTTATGCAACCCATTCGACCTTAACCATTACAAATGCCGCCGTAGCAATGTTGAAAAAATTACACCTAGGCAATGAAGGCATCAAGTTCAAAAAAGCAGGGGTTATTGTTACCGAACTCATAGACGAAAATAAAAAACAACTGCAGTTATTTGAGGAAGAAAATCCCAAACATTTGGCTTTAATGAAAGCAATGGATCAGCTGAATCATAAAATCGGCGATACTAAAGTAAAATTGGCCAGCCAAAATTTAAGCCTGACTTGGAATATGAATCAGAATCATCTTTCTCCAAAATACACCACCAAGTTTAAAGATATACTGGAAATACAATGTCTATAA